From Maniola jurtina chromosome 7, ilManJurt1.1, whole genome shotgun sequence:
TATACTTCATGCTTTGTCCTCGATATAGCATGTTTACATGTAATTAGTTAGCATGCTAATTTCTTCGGACACagccttcgtataattatgatagaacttcacttacaggtaagttcATTTAGTCACAGACTCTTTATTTCGTAGACGAAATAAGTTACAAGCCTGAAAATTGGGTATTTGATATTATCATCATAAAGGAGTTTGCCTCAATGTGGGATGCGGCTAAAGTTTTTGCATATTACTTAtctatacaggatgtaaccagaacactagcaaaaacttagcgataTTATTACACTACCTTAACAAAAACCAATGCCGATAACCATTtgtcttatcttgtagttttaaatGATTTCGTATTTTTCAAACTCGcattatatacagggtgtttggtaattagtatatatagtttatttatggttattagtatatatatatatataggtaagacgacacgtacccatgctactttgatctgataaatacaatgctgaagtaaaatgccgaaataaaattattaaaagtttccatacaatttttttatgtccatgttttcatggccctaacgttccctaactcactgagatcgttggccttggcctatctaaagatggtcaacgaccctaacgtgccctaactcagtgagttagggcacgttagggtcatgaaaactttagacattttttttttaattttgaatggaaatttttataatttttcagatcAAAATAGCATGGGTACCTACGTGttgtctttatatactaattaccaaacaccctgtatagcgTGGTAGGTATAGCGTGCATAACTCAGGTCAACGCCCCACTTACGACGTCGCATTGACTTCGAGGGTCCTATTTGGGGAGcgtttgttgacctctagcgtcagtcagatgttttatttgcaataaattatgAACTTATATATTGTGAatacaggatctttaaaaaaaatcttagttctttttatgttttgatcatcagtactataacctgtcttcgtttttgctagcgttctaattacaccctgtatataatataatattgatgAACGTATGTGACTCACTGTATAAAGGCGCGCACATACTGCTTGATGTTGTGCGTGTTGAGGTTGCCGCGCAGGCGCGAGCGGTACTCTGCCTCGGCCAGCATTCGCTCGCGCTCGCCCGCCTCGCACGTGTCGCTCGAGATTTGCTGCAAACACGCAAGTACAGCATtcaagtaataattaaaaaaaaaaaaaaaaaatattagccatgctaatcatgactaatactccattttcccctccaattaagcgtaaagcttgtgccaggagtgggtacgacgatagtgcaccgggtggggtttgaaccgccgacctttcggaattcagtccactcctcaaccgttgaccTATCGAATGTTTAATTTACTATGGTAGTtgtgatttattaaatttttatatccaCGTGGGGTATTAGgagacgtgtggcctagttgtgacaacgcatatcaatcgattgtgattgttgagcaacgttgacccaaatcggtaactggatgggtgaccgacttaaGTCCGattttggccttttcgtttcctccgtgccccGGAGAGTACGCTaagccgtcggtcccggttattaccactaacatctgataataactgttaattaacctaagagtcgaaatttcGTTCTCTTAGGGCCAATTTCACCGACAAAACTAAACGCGATTAGTTCACGCTAAACTCAGTTTACGCACATAACTGAGTTTAGGGCCATAGTTTGCATTTCACCGACGTCAATTAAACGCAGTTAAAGCTAAACTCGGTTTAAATTCTAAACCACCAATTTTCGACGTTTAGCTCAGTTAAGCCGAGTTTAGAGAGCTTTCAAGTGTATATTTTCATACTAATGTAAACTAATCTTTGCTGATTGTCAATATGAAAACAGCATTGGCATTAGCTTTTGATGATAGTGATGCTGATGTAATATGTTGTTCGTCGTCCAAGATGGATGGCAAGAGAAGAAGCACTTCGACTCTTCACGCTTTTCAGCTAATGAAGCCGcgttggttttttttattttcgacAATGTTGAAGGGTCTTTCGACGACTTCAGCAAGAGCCAATTTTTCGCTGGCGGCAAAAGTGGcgtctctttttctttttgacataACTAGTAGCAAAGtaaaaacaacaacaactaaacaatacaaaataacgacaaaattaataaaacaaaatactataacaaaaaaaacttatattgatatcaatttcaaatacttaaataataaaaactttaaaaagaaacacaaTGACAAACACCATACAACACCGaccagaaaagaaaaagaacaaAGAGCAGGTATAGCACAATGACAATGCGCTTTGTTCTTGCAACTAAAACTTAGTTTTACTAAACGCGATTAGTATAGAGCTGGTGAAATCGGTTTGACTTAAACTGAGTTCAAAGTGTTTGTTTAAACTCAGTTAAGCTAaacttagttttattaaactaggTTTCTGTAGCGAATGGTGAAATCCGCccttagtcgagttgtatgcggcAGGATTTgagaacccaccgcattattatcccaagagaactcctaccattataggattaGTGGAAAGGGGTcatgaccctcagtaatgaggaatacgactatagagAGAGAGTTGTGatttgttaaatttttattcaaggaTCCAAAAATCAACAGATTAAACTGTGCGAAGTTGCCACGTAGTGTGGACCTAGCTTATCaagtttttgaatttaaataattttccacCTAACCACAAAAGAAAAGTGTAGTGGAATAAATGAAAATACTTGACTCTAGTTATTTAGGTCATTTTTTAATTCGCACTCCTATCTTTTGttactttctttttaaattccgtgTCAAGTAACTTTTTAACAAGTTGATTGGATCTCATGTATTAACATCAGATGATGATAAGTGgcaatgcagtctaagatggaagcggactaatctggaagggttatggcagttttattaaagccTAACTCTAATTTCAGTTCTTAATATTTGGCATCATATTAGATCATCACTCAAAAACCGCCCCGTGGTTACAAAGTTGGTAAAAGAGACAACTGTGATATAGTTTCGAtagtaaataaaatgtataatctGAATCAATTATGTATTTACAAATGAATCACAAAGACATTGATGCTTTGATATGAACTGGTGAATTTCAAACTCAGATGTAGGTATATAGGGGCAAACAACACACAACAGAAAATGAACAACAGAAAAATGTGTtagtaaaaatctattttcttagAAGTAAACAAAGGATGAACAAAACAATGAAACACTGTAATGAAACATTTAATAAGTCTAGTAATGAAAACTACACAAATGCAAAAACAAGACAAAATGTAACCTATGAAACAATAGTTGGATACATTCTAAGAAAATAGCAAGCGTATAAGGAAAATGCTTTAAAAGAATAAGAATTTACAGGCTTTATACAATAGGTACACTTATGTAATGAAATCAGCAGACACATTTGACAAAAGCTCATACGCATGTAAATTCACACGTATGTAAAATCATCGACAGTGTTTGAAACGCTAGGAATATAAAGTTTGACTTGCAAGATGGTAAATCTAATGAAAATATCAAGATTTCTAAGCTCTCAGAAATTTTGCATGctcaaaataaacttaaaacaatttCCTTGCCTTTAAATTGCCGATGTATGGACAACGTAAATAAACTAAAGAGGGTAATTTAAggagaaaaaaaaccggccaagtgcaagtcagactcgcgcactgagggttccgtactagggtattttttccaacattttgcacgctaaatcaaaaactattatgtttaaaaataaataaaaatctgttatagaatgtacaggtaaagccctttcatatgatacccacttggtatagttatcttattttgaaaattgaaacacattttaattttttttttaaagatgtaaccacaaagtcgcggttttcagatttattcctgtacttgtgctataagacctacctacctgccaaatttcatgattctaggttaacgggaagtaccctatagtgtTCCTATAAtataagtgatcctataagggttccgtttttccttttaaggtacggaactctaaaaatcctGAGATCACGATTATTTTAGTGCAAAGTTAGATCTTGTATAACGCAGTTATTCTATCCAAATTGGATGATAAGGTAGGTACATCTCAGCGGAATGATGAAACCCAGCGACTCCCTCACAAGTCGCgctattaattttaatgataaaatcATACGTAATAACAGGATTCGTACTAACCGCGGCAGATTCGCGGAGGTTTGCTTTACGCGACATCAAGGCTAGTTTGGACGATTCCATTGAGGACTAGACCCTGTTAatcttaatatataaaacacaaaaaatgtttctacctatgtccgttatagacttAGAAACTATCCAAACAATGTGCCTTAAAGTAACCCAAACCGGTtttattagaaaggcaataatgcgaagatagtTTAAGAGTGTTTTTTTAGCGTAGCCGCACACGCCAGGTAACcgttagttaaaaataatactcaTAAAGAAAAACGTTGTCCAAACATCGCATCCGTTAGTAAATTGTTAatcacaaaaagaaaaacataataCCTGATAGCCATAATCAAGCAGCTCGGTCACAAAACTCACGTGTCCAAACTTGTGGTAGATGAGGAAGTCCTCCTCAGACTGCGAGATGTCTGTCCCCTTCCACCTGGAGAACCTGGTGCGGAAGGCGTCTGCCACTGATGAAGTGGAGCCAGTGCAGTTCACCAGGATCAGGCCGAGGAGACGCCGCGGGTGGGCGATGCCGCACCGTGCCAGGACGTTGGCTCCAGCACCTTCGCCAAGACCAACGGCATACTGGACGTGCAGGAAGTCCAGAACTGTGACCAGGTCTTCGCCTAGCGTTTGGAGAGAGGGGAATGGGTAACTGTGGAAGAGAATAGCGTTTCATGAAATGGGCAAGGAGACTACCAGAAGATGAGAGCGTTTCCAGTAAAACACTGTTGAGAAAAATGTGGTGGTGAGTTGGTCCGACAACATTACCAAGCTTGCGGGAAAAACTTCGAGGAGGCCCAACACCGAAAAGAATGGCGTGCACTTTAggaggcccatgtccaacaatggattaataagggctaagaaagaagaagatcCCTAAGGATGATTCCttcatcatgataaacccatcgccggctcactgcagcacggatctcctctcagattgagaggGGCTTAGGCTATATCATTCCACTCtcgcccagtgtggattggcagacttcacacacctttgagaatattatggaataCTCTctggcgtgcaggtttcctcacgatgttttccttcacagttaaagcaagtaatatattttaaatacttaaagcgcacataacttcgaaaagctGGAGGTGAGTGCCTAAAgtcgaacccctgaccttccAAACagaaggccaacgtcttaaccacttagCTATCACCACTTTTGAATCTTATACCTTCATTTGAGATTGTAAACACTATTTCCACTTACGATTCTGGCAGATCTGGAGAGTTCTCCTCGTGTCCTGGCACATCCACGTGTATGAAGCATGAGCGCTCCTTGATCTCTGCCATCGCAGGAGAGTTCACAAAGTCCACCATCGAAGTGTCTATAAAACCACAAAATATTGTTAACATGTCTAACCATGGTTATTTTGTTAAGGGAGGAGGGAAATAGTGCTCAAGTGGCGTTTGGAGGAGGTCCATTGAGACAGATTTTAAAACAGTGGGACTCTTGTGGAAccatgttaaatataatatagtgtTGTAGGGCATGGAAACTTCTGCTAtcctatcacacttcacactaatattataaaggcgaaagtttgtatgtgtgtgtgtgtgtgtgtgtgtgtgtgtgtgtgtgtatgtttgttactccttcacgcaaaaactactggacggatttggctgaaatttagaatggagatagataatatcctggattagcacataggctactttttatcccggaaaatcaaagagttcccacgggatttcgaaaaacctaaatccacgcgggcgaagtcgcgggcatcggctagtttttcaTAAGTCATCATCAGACGTCCAGTGCTGGGCATCTTCTCTTGTAGAGAGATCTCTTGTAGAGAGTTTTACACGCCAcgttcttgcgccgcctgaatccagcggctccctgcgactcgtttgatgtcgtctagtCTACCTAATCTAGGTCTTCCAACGATAGTTTCCGGTATGAGGTCGCCACCTTGGAATTTGGGACGCCAACGTCCATCGGTTTTTCAAACATGCGCCCTGCCCATTAACAGTTCAACTTCGCAATCCACTGAGCTGCCTACTAAGAATACACCATTTTACTGCTAATTATCTAATAATGCGTCATCTATCATTGCATAAAGCCTTCATACGATCTGGGATTTGAAAACGCCTCAATCAAATCTTCAGACTTCCATTT
This genomic window contains:
- the LOC123866653 gene encoding uncharacterized protein ZK1073.1 isoform X5, which produces MYSCGISEFFRRQRPIFERKYVVSTDRSGDIHVHVQGDLSQQDKRCVFITVHDLGTNHTSMVDFVNSPAMAEIKERSCFIHVDVPGHEENSPDLPESYPFPSLQTLGEDLVTVLDFLHVQYAVGLGEGAGANVLARCGIAHPRRLLGLILVNCTGSTSSVADAFRTRFSRWKGTDISQSEEDFLIYHKFGHVSFVTELLDYGYQQISSDTCEAGERERMLAEAEYRSRLRGNLNTHNIKQYVRAFIHRKDLVLRGCQPDILLITGMLSPYAGVVEKMYKELDKERVTMLKIDRVGDVLAEAPAKVAQSLLLFCQGQSQLTSLPPPGVERRMSRAMSMEEYDKPNIRRLSLTPHVSETPPQRKL
- the LOC123866653 gene encoding uncharacterized protein ZK1073.1 isoform X6; protein product: MNETDEKGVQKYVVSTDRSGDIHVHVQGDLSQQDKRCVFITVHDLGTNHTSMVDFVNSPAMAEIKERSCFIHVDVPGHEENSPDLPESYPFPSLQTLGEDLVTVLDFLHVQYAVGLGEGAGANVLARCGIAHPRRLLGLILVNCTGSTSSVADAFRTRFSRWKGTDISQSEEDFLIYHKFGHVSFVTELLDYGYQQISSDTCEAGERERMLAEAEYRSRLRGNLNTHNIKQYVRAFIHRKDLVLRGCQPDILLITGMLSPYAGVVEKMYKELDKERVTMLKIDRVGDVLAEAPAKVAQSLLLFCQGQSQLTSLPPPGVERRMSRAMSMEEYDKPNIRRLSLTPHVSETPPQRKL